From a single Leptidea sinapis chromosome 1, ilLepSina1.1, whole genome shotgun sequence genomic region:
- the LOC126969995 gene encoding tRNA pseudouridine synthase-like 1 isoform X1, whose amino-acid sequence MKARYLTYFSYIGTRFRSAEKLWIRNGKHYPDPESVQGIMEIALHKLHPCNYPQVILSSRTDGGVHALNSSAHIDLERPDDKIYASDSVVSTLNKFFFKNNISIFIKDLIRVNDNFNARHSALSRTYLYRLAVTKPGIDLPTQSSLLQHIPVEEWKRCYFIRRRGFDIERLKEGAKYFVGYHDFTTFKKFDKLTQHKHNRRMVYSIDVRESQPCVTGYSSSHQTCMEYWDIEIRGRSFVHNQIRRMVGTLIAVANGKIRPEDIKLMLQIPSKHSWHSFIEAIPPDGLYLCNVEYDPQDLIYNPERHNIEKTVNNEFIK is encoded by the exons atgaaaGCGCGCTATTTAACATATTTCTCGTATATTGGTACAAGATTTAG ATCAGCAGAAAAGTTATGGATAAGAAATGGAAAACACTATCCAGATCCTGAGAGTGTGCAAGGTATAATGGAGATAGCATTGCACAAGCTGCATCCTTGCAACTACCCTCAAGTTATTCTTTCAAGTcg TACAGATGGTGGAGTCCATGCTCTCAACTCTAGTGCCCATATTGACCTAGAAAGGCCTGATGATAAAATATATGCTAGTGATTCTGTTGTGTCTACactgaataaattttttttcaagaataatatatcaatattcaTAAAGGATTTAATAAGAGTTAATGATAACTTTAATGCAAGACACAGCGCCCTGAGCAGGACATATTTATACAG ATTAGCTGTAACAAAGCCTGGAATAGACTTGCCAACACAATCTAGTCTTTTGCAGCACATACCAGTAGAAGAGTGGAAGAGGTGTTACTTCATAAG GAGACGAGGTTTCGATATAGAGAGATTAAAAGAGGGTGCCAAGTACTTTGTGGGATATCACGACTTTACCACATTCAAGAAGTTCGACAAGTTGACGCAACACAAACACAACCGGCGCATGGTGTACTCCATAGACGTGAGGGAGAGTCAGCCCTGTGTCACCGGGTACAGCAGTTCGCATCAGACCTGCATGGAGTACTGGGATATTGAGATTAGAGGACGCTCATTCGTGCATAACCAA ATTCGTCGAATGGTCGGAACTCTTATTGCCGTTGCTAATGGTAAAATAAGACCAGAAGACATCAAACTGATGCTACAAATACCATCCAAACATTCGTGGCACTCTTTCATTGAAGCTATCCCTCCGGATGGCCTGTACCTCTGTAATGTTGAGTATGACCCACAAGATTTAATATACAATCCTGAAAGACataatatagaaaaaactgTCAATAATGAGTTTATTAAGTGA
- the LOC126969987 gene encoding protein melted isoform X2, which translates to MHELLKHVLTERDLTRAGDIFAITDTDIVNDLNEVLKQITEISSRPDYIRNDRDQALIEICVTRVTSCIKETGTLEKYCSALVSLLESCLHHNLMPVGHLRDDDPPHAKIASDVIACIVLVSFPLQSDKEASSNTAVMELFLPVAVQFLHKGNREISRHMARYLSLAAVHHAPLLKPHVQTIMDSIMSGNYPLCRILTNLYEVCPEPLEGHVTALVSLLPHAEPVEKSSLFALLEQMAGRRPAALSTAVPQLLSYLCASDAPQNDPSCMCIHILQVISIVSRSRPSLVVEQLGVIKRASRAPHASRKSHTIIASILAPIGYTSRERAQEALNFIVEKLHGAEWSEQAGLIREATALCSAYPALFTDRLLAALRVNNNNRPKTVHGDVNRTSGGVTIVKLGGQNTGAGAQVTGTAGSGGAPANGTPTGPASGGTGAPVSGYTRRAKLGDSRSTGRLHPGPNSHRSMTRLNVAGGSVGGLHKSMTRLSSSQQINALNTNGVSNSKSAAVKTGSGASAVTNTTTATSPLQSQSISVNPLTCTGKSADTLTPVTSSVSIQHSNTALGQVSVTTGPILTQIGTNSVSITGPVTVTSRRANNTSVTMINSNDTSNHRISVFEPYPMRDTVQHFCEKHLDKIKAYMDIVSLRIPPPAKCTIEVR; encoded by the exons ATGCACGAATTGCTAAAACACGTTCTCACCGAACGAGACCTGACCCGGGCGGGGGATATATTTGCCATTACTGACACTGATATTGTGAATGATTTAAATGAAGTG CTAAAACAAATAACCGAAATATCTTCACGTCCCGACTACATCAGGAATGATCGTGACCAAGCTCTGATAGAGATATGTGTCACTAGAGTGACATCATGTATAAAAGAGACAGGGACTCTTGAGAAGTATTGCAGTGCGCTGGTGTCACTTTTAGAGTCATGTTTGCATCACAACTTGATGCCAGTTGGACATCTACGGGATGATGATCCACCGCATGCCAAAATTGCATCTGATGTTATAGCGTGTATAGTTTTG GTGTCATTTCCGCTCCAATCAGACAAAGAAGCAAGTAGCAACACAGCCGTGATGGAACTATTTCTGCCTGTTGCTGTGCAGTTTTTACACAAAGGAAACCGGGAGATATCGCGGCATATGGCGCGATATTTATCCCTTGCCGCCGTCCACCACGCTCCGTTGCTGAAACCTCATGTGCAGACCATAATGGACTCTATAATGTCAG GCAACTACCCCCTTTGCCGGATACTGACAAACTTGTACGAAGTATGCCCCGAGCCGCTTGAGGGGCATGTGACGGCACTCGTGTCTCTGCTTCCCCACGCCGAGCCTGTAGAAAAGAGCTCGCTGTTCGCACTGCTGGAGCAGATGGCGGGGCGCAGACCGGCCGCGCTCTCAACCGCGGTGCCGCAGCTTTTGTCCTACCTGTGCGCGAGCGACGCGCCGCAGAACGACCCCTCATGCATGTGCATTCATATTTTACAG GTGATAAGTATAGTGAGCCGCAGCCGACCCTCGCTAGTGGTGGAGCAACTCGGCGTCATTAAGCGCGCGTCTAGGGCGCCACACGCCAGCCGCAAGAGCCACACGATCATCGCGAGCATCCTGGCGCCCATCGGGTATACCAGCAGG GAGCGTGCTCAAGAGGCCCTCAACTTTATAGTGGAGAAACTTCACGGCGCTGAGTGGTCCGAGCAGGCCGGGCTCATCCGCGAGGCCACGGCGCTCTGCAGCGCATACCCTGCCTTGTTCACTGACAGACTGCTGGCCGCTCTCAGAGTGAACAATAA TAACCGGCCGAAGACGGTCCACGGCGACGTAAATCGGACGTCGGGCGGTGTCACCATTGTCAAGCTCGGGGGACAGAACACGGGGGCAGGGGCGCAGGTCACGGGGACTGCAGGCTCCGGTGGGGCGCCTGCCAATGGGACTCCCACAGGCCCAGCGAGTGGTGGTACTGGAGCACCAGTCAGTGGGTACACGAGAAGAGCTAAGCTGGGTGACTCGCGGAGCACGGGAAGACTGCACCCAGGACCTAACTCCCACAGGAGCATGACGCGACTCAATGTGGCag GCGGGTCAGTGGGCGGACTGCACAAGAGTATGACGCGGCTCTCCTCGTCGCAACAGATCAACGCGCTCAATACTAACGGAG TAAGTAACAGTAAGAGTGCCGCAGTTAAAACTGGAAGCGGCGCTAGTGCGGTCACG AATACAACGACAGCCACGTCTCCTCTGCAAAGCCAGTCTATCTCAGTAAACCCGCTGACGTGTACGGGCAAGTCAGCAGACACCCTCACACCTGTCACGTCATCAGTGTCCATCCAGCACTCCAACACAGCATTGGGTCAGGTCTCCGTGACCACGGGCCCCATACTGACTCAGATTGGGACCAACTCGGTCTCGATCACCGGCCCCGTCACCGTGACGTCACGCCGGGCCAACAACACCAGTGTTACCATGATCAATTCTAACGACACTTCCAACCATCGGATAAGCGTTTTTGAGCCTTATCCCATGCGAGATACGGTCCAACATTTCTGTGAGAAGCATTTGGACAAAATTAAGGCGTACATGGATATTGTGTCTTTGAGGATACCGCCGCCCGCCAAGTGTACTATAGAAG TCCGGTAA
- the LOC126970107 gene encoding mitochondrial E3 ubiquitin protein ligase 1: MEFLSEVIGEAVVLSIDSLILGLCIKQLSKCKHTLNTLQSAPVLGIDSSLQKEISKYPNDVIPYAVVRGLVKPLGNPITSNYNQTVTGVIQRLTIKEHVVARTSAGFWSDQTRTIHEVCNSTPFVLCNGKYSIEVIDALAAELLDLDVISDKFEPMSPGVIDHVWGFFSGVRQRGLQTMEEMLRDGSYITVIGEISKSSGGIKIQPPRDGLPLFLTTATKSSLLKRLSSSKDFLRILLVLFGSIGAIASGRIAYKYIKRRRRKIAEDVMKKQLAAGRKERRAQNRDKNLSEVQLCVVCSENPKEVILLPCGHVCLCEDCSDNIQDKCPICRERIDSRAPAFIT, from the exons ATGGAATTCCTTTCGGAAGTTATTGGTGAAGCGGTTGTGCTGAGTATTGACTCTCTGATACTGGGACTTTGTATAAAACAGCTGAGCAAGTGTAAACATACCCTCAACACTTTACAG AGTGCTCCAGTTCTCGGAATTGACTCTAGTCTTCAAAAAGAGATTAGTAAATACCCAAATGATGTTATACCCTATGCTGTAGTCAGAGGACTCGTAAAACCTTTAGGTAATCCCATAACCAGTAACTACAATCAAACTGTAACTGGAGTTATTCAGAG ACTGACAATAAAAGAGCATGTGGTGGCAAGAACTTCTGCAGGGTTCTGGTCAGATCAAACCCGTACCATCCATGAGGTTTGCAACTCAACACCATTTGTATTGTGCAATGGAAAATATTCTATTGAAGTCATTGATGCATTAGCTGCTGAACTTTTAg ATTTGGATGTTATTTCCGATAAGTTTGAACCCATGTCCCCTGGTGTAATTGATCATGTATGGGGATTTTTTTCTGGAGTGCGCCAGCGGGGCCTCCAGACAATGGAAGAAATGCTCAGGGATGGATCTTATATTACTGTCATTGGTGAAATCAGTAAAAGTAGTGGTGGAATTAAGATTCAACCACCAAGAGATGGTTTGCCATTATTTTTGACAACAGCTACAAAATCAAGCCTTCTGAAAAGGCTATCAAGTTCAAAGGACTTTCTGAG gATTTTACTGGTACTATTTGGTTCAATAGGTGCAATTGCATCTGGTAGAATagcatataaatacataaagcgAAGACGACGTAAGATAGCTGAAGACGTTATGAAAAAACAACTGGCAGCTGGAAGAAAAGAACGGAGAGCCCAAAACAGAGATAAAAATTTAAGCGAAGTACAGCTTTGTGTTGTCTGCTCAGAAAATCCAAAGGAG GTTATACTTTTACCATGTGGGCATGTGTGTTTGTGTGAGGACTGTTCGGATAATATTCAAGATAAATGTCCAATCTGTCGGGAGAGAATAGATTCCAGAGCACCAGCTTTTATAACATAA
- the LOC126969987 gene encoding protein melted isoform X1: protein MHELLKHVLTERDLTRAGDIFAITDTDIVNDLNEVLKQITEISSRPDYIRNDRDQALIEICVTRVTSCIKETGTLEKYCSALVSLLESCLHHNLMPVGHLRDDDPPHAKIASDVIACIVLVSFPLQSDKEASSNTAVMELFLPVAVQFLHKGNREISRHMARYLSLAAVHHAPLLKPHVQTIMDSIMSGNYPLCRILTNLYEVCPEPLEGHVTALVSLLPHAEPVEKSSLFALLEQMAGRRPAALSTAVPQLLSYLCASDAPQNDPSCMCIHILQVISIVSRSRPSLVVEQLGVIKRASRAPHASRKSHTIIASILAPIGYTSRERAQEALNFIVEKLHGAEWSEQAGLIREATALCSAYPALFTDRLLAALRVNNNNRPKTVHGDVNRTSGGVTIVKLGGQNTGAGAQVTGTAGSGGAPANGTPTGPASGGTGAPVSGYTRRAKLGDSRSTGRLHPGPNSHRSMTRLNVAGGSVGGLHKSMTRLSSSQQINALNTNGVSNSKSAAVKTGSGASAVTNTTTATSPLQSQSISVNPLTCTGKSADTLTPVTSSVSIQHSNTALGQVSVTTGPILTQIGTNSVSITGPVTVTSRRANNTSVTMINSNDTSNHRISVFEPYPMRDTVQHFCEKHLDKIKAYMDIVSLRIPPPAKCTIEERRSKKQARLQFSCGSRGPHCLFARSAFSLRTRAPRVWIHLMFLALQARHAAALSSRDPTVASLKHCWDILQCENRTFLTLVTGAFPGLKEQDMVVNELRAAGFFDVFEVNSTRDGDSVPPTHATWGCFLCNHPERAVGFLAADGQPVIEGQLKEKKGRWRLFRRWRTRYFTLSGAHLSCKGSSGGESIDINQIRSVKVSRGARNIPKAFEIFTGDQTLILKPKDGKNAEQWVQCLSIAVAHSQARDTPAKANSLPARGLTLKSF, encoded by the exons ATGCACGAATTGCTAAAACACGTTCTCACCGAACGAGACCTGACCCGGGCGGGGGATATATTTGCCATTACTGACACTGATATTGTGAATGATTTAAATGAAGTG CTAAAACAAATAACCGAAATATCTTCACGTCCCGACTACATCAGGAATGATCGTGACCAAGCTCTGATAGAGATATGTGTCACTAGAGTGACATCATGTATAAAAGAGACAGGGACTCTTGAGAAGTATTGCAGTGCGCTGGTGTCACTTTTAGAGTCATGTTTGCATCACAACTTGATGCCAGTTGGACATCTACGGGATGATGATCCACCGCATGCCAAAATTGCATCTGATGTTATAGCGTGTATAGTTTTG GTGTCATTTCCGCTCCAATCAGACAAAGAAGCAAGTAGCAACACAGCCGTGATGGAACTATTTCTGCCTGTTGCTGTGCAGTTTTTACACAAAGGAAACCGGGAGATATCGCGGCATATGGCGCGATATTTATCCCTTGCCGCCGTCCACCACGCTCCGTTGCTGAAACCTCATGTGCAGACCATAATGGACTCTATAATGTCAG GCAACTACCCCCTTTGCCGGATACTGACAAACTTGTACGAAGTATGCCCCGAGCCGCTTGAGGGGCATGTGACGGCACTCGTGTCTCTGCTTCCCCACGCCGAGCCTGTAGAAAAGAGCTCGCTGTTCGCACTGCTGGAGCAGATGGCGGGGCGCAGACCGGCCGCGCTCTCAACCGCGGTGCCGCAGCTTTTGTCCTACCTGTGCGCGAGCGACGCGCCGCAGAACGACCCCTCATGCATGTGCATTCATATTTTACAG GTGATAAGTATAGTGAGCCGCAGCCGACCCTCGCTAGTGGTGGAGCAACTCGGCGTCATTAAGCGCGCGTCTAGGGCGCCACACGCCAGCCGCAAGAGCCACACGATCATCGCGAGCATCCTGGCGCCCATCGGGTATACCAGCAGG GAGCGTGCTCAAGAGGCCCTCAACTTTATAGTGGAGAAACTTCACGGCGCTGAGTGGTCCGAGCAGGCCGGGCTCATCCGCGAGGCCACGGCGCTCTGCAGCGCATACCCTGCCTTGTTCACTGACAGACTGCTGGCCGCTCTCAGAGTGAACAATAA TAACCGGCCGAAGACGGTCCACGGCGACGTAAATCGGACGTCGGGCGGTGTCACCATTGTCAAGCTCGGGGGACAGAACACGGGGGCAGGGGCGCAGGTCACGGGGACTGCAGGCTCCGGTGGGGCGCCTGCCAATGGGACTCCCACAGGCCCAGCGAGTGGTGGTACTGGAGCACCAGTCAGTGGGTACACGAGAAGAGCTAAGCTGGGTGACTCGCGGAGCACGGGAAGACTGCACCCAGGACCTAACTCCCACAGGAGCATGACGCGACTCAATGTGGCag GCGGGTCAGTGGGCGGACTGCACAAGAGTATGACGCGGCTCTCCTCGTCGCAACAGATCAACGCGCTCAATACTAACGGAG TAAGTAACAGTAAGAGTGCCGCAGTTAAAACTGGAAGCGGCGCTAGTGCGGTCACG AATACAACGACAGCCACGTCTCCTCTGCAAAGCCAGTCTATCTCAGTAAACCCGCTGACGTGTACGGGCAAGTCAGCAGACACCCTCACACCTGTCACGTCATCAGTGTCCATCCAGCACTCCAACACAGCATTGGGTCAGGTCTCCGTGACCACGGGCCCCATACTGACTCAGATTGGGACCAACTCGGTCTCGATCACCGGCCCCGTCACCGTGACGTCACGCCGGGCCAACAACACCAGTGTTACCATGATCAATTCTAACGACACTTCCAACCATCGGATAAGCGTTTTTGAGCCTTATCCCATGCGAGATACGGTCCAACATTTCTGTGAGAAGCATTTGGACAAAATTAAGGCGTACATGGATATTGTGTCTTTGAGGATACCGCCGCCCGCCAAGTGTACTATAGAAG AGCGGCGCTCCAAGAAGCAGGCGCGGTTGCAGTTCTCGTGCGGGTCGCGTGGGCCCCACTGCCTGTTCGCGCGGTCGGCCTTCTCCCTGCGCACGCGCGCGCCGCGAGTGTGGATCCACCTCATGTTCCTGGCGCTGCAGGCGCGCCATGCGGCGGCGCTGTCCTCGCGGGACCCCACCGTGGCCAGCCTCAAGCACTGCTGGGACATCCTGCAGTGCGAGAACAGGACCTTCCTCACGCTAGTCACGGGCGCCTTCCCGGGCCTCAAG GAGCAAGACATGGTGGTGAACGAGCTCCGCGCGGCCGGCTTCTTCGACGTGTTCGAGGTGAACAGCACCCGGGATGGCGACAGCGTGCCGCCCACTCACGCCACGTGGGGCTGCTTCCTGTGCAACCACCCCGAGCGAGCCGTGGGCTTCCTGGCGGCCGACGGCCAGCCCGTTATCGAGGGCCAGCTCAAGGAGAAGAAGGGCCGCTGGCGCCTGTTCCGCAGGTGGCGCACCAGGTACTTCACGCTCTCCGGCGCCCACCTCTCCTGCAAGGGCTCG aGTGGCGGAGAGAGTATAGACATAAACCAGATCCGGTCGGTGAAGGTGTCCCGCGGCGCCCGCAACATTCCCAAGGCGTTCGAGATCTTCACGGGAGACCAGACCCTCATCCTCAAGCCCAAGGACGGCAAGAACGCCGAGCAGTGGGTGCAGTGCCTCAGCATCGCGGTGGCGCACTCACAGGCCCGTGACACGCCGGCTAAGGCCAACAGCTTGCCGGCTAGAGGCCTCACGCTTAAAAGCTTTTGA
- the LOC126969995 gene encoding tRNA pseudouridine synthase-like 1 isoform X2, whose product MEIALHKLHPCNYPQVILSSRTDGGVHALNSSAHIDLERPDDKIYASDSVVSTLNKFFFKNNISIFIKDLIRVNDNFNARHSALSRTYLYRLAVTKPGIDLPTQSSLLQHIPVEEWKRCYFIRRRGFDIERLKEGAKYFVGYHDFTTFKKFDKLTQHKHNRRMVYSIDVRESQPCVTGYSSSHQTCMEYWDIEIRGRSFVHNQIRRMVGTLIAVANGKIRPEDIKLMLQIPSKHSWHSFIEAIPPDGLYLCNVEYDPQDLIYNPERHNIEKTVNNEFIK is encoded by the exons ATGGAGATAGCATTGCACAAGCTGCATCCTTGCAACTACCCTCAAGTTATTCTTTCAAGTcg TACAGATGGTGGAGTCCATGCTCTCAACTCTAGTGCCCATATTGACCTAGAAAGGCCTGATGATAAAATATATGCTAGTGATTCTGTTGTGTCTACactgaataaattttttttcaagaataatatatcaatattcaTAAAGGATTTAATAAGAGTTAATGATAACTTTAATGCAAGACACAGCGCCCTGAGCAGGACATATTTATACAG ATTAGCTGTAACAAAGCCTGGAATAGACTTGCCAACACAATCTAGTCTTTTGCAGCACATACCAGTAGAAGAGTGGAAGAGGTGTTACTTCATAAG GAGACGAGGTTTCGATATAGAGAGATTAAAAGAGGGTGCCAAGTACTTTGTGGGATATCACGACTTTACCACATTCAAGAAGTTCGACAAGTTGACGCAACACAAACACAACCGGCGCATGGTGTACTCCATAGACGTGAGGGAGAGTCAGCCCTGTGTCACCGGGTACAGCAGTTCGCATCAGACCTGCATGGAGTACTGGGATATTGAGATTAGAGGACGCTCATTCGTGCATAACCAA ATTCGTCGAATGGTCGGAACTCTTATTGCCGTTGCTAATGGTAAAATAAGACCAGAAGACATCAAACTGATGCTACAAATACCATCCAAACATTCGTGGCACTCTTTCATTGAAGCTATCCCTCCGGATGGCCTGTACCTCTGTAATGTTGAGTATGACCCACAAGATTTAATATACAATCCTGAAAGACataatatagaaaaaactgTCAATAATGAGTTTATTAAGTGA
- the LOC126970096 gene encoding cytoplasmic tRNA 2-thiolation protein 1, which translates to MPVLCKTGCGKNAVLKRPKTGDVLCKDCFFWAFETEIHYTIIKGNLFKSGDAVAVAASGGKDSTVLAHVLKTLNERYDYGLNLMLLSIDEGITGYRDDSLETVKRNRDDYEMSLKILSYKDLYGWTMDEIVEQIGRKNNCTFCGVFRRQALDRGAAMLNVKCIATGHNADDIAETVLMNILRGDIARLKRCTAISTGSEGTIPRVKPLKYTYEKEIVMYAHYKKLVYFSTECIFAPNAYRGHARALLKDLEKIRPSCIMDIIYSGETMAVKEDVSLPSQRTCSRCKFVSSQEVCKACVLLEGLNKGLPKLGIGKSSKAKRMLDEYHAKQQMSIDELNKEFQANNCIAKGKTCRSGGCKSNGLISDDCQGNKNKNEHLNEKANEMLTVYLLPDDECIVNGISPTDNDQENFEEITCEGSCGGGSISIAF; encoded by the exons ATGCCAGTACTATGCAAAACAGGATGCGGAAAAAATGCGGTGTTAAag CGACCCAAAACAGGAGATGTTCTATGTAAAGATTGTTTCTTCTGGGCATTTGAAACAGAAATTCATTACACAATCATAAAAGGAAATCTGTTCAAAAGTGGTGACGCAGTTGCAGTTGCTGCATCAGGAGGCAAGGATTCCACGGTTCTCGCACACGTTCTCAAGACATTAAATGAACGATATGATTATGGACTTAATCTCATGTTGCTATCTATTGATGAAGGAATTACAGGCTATAGAGATGATAGCCTTGAAACTGTAAAACGTAATAGAGATGACTATGAAATGTCTCTAAAGATCCTTTCTTACAAAGATTTATATGGCTGGACTATGGACGAAATAGTTGAACAAATAGGAAGGAAGAATAACTGTACATTTTGTGGTGTGTTTAGACGACAAGCATTAGACAGAGGGGCAGCTATGCTCAATGTAAAGTGTATAGCAACTGGTCATAATGCCGATGACATAGCAGAAACAGTGCTCATGAACATCCTGAGAGGTGATATTGCAAGATTAAAGAGGTGTACAGCTATTTCAACT GGCAGTGAAGGTACTATACCAAGAGTAAAACCATTGAAGTATACATATGAAAAAGAAATAGTAATGTATGCACATTACAAGAAACTGGTCTATTTCTCTACTGAATGTATTTTTGCACCTAATGCCTATAGAGGACATGCAAGGGCTTTACTTAAGGATCTGGAGAAGATAAGGCCATCCTGTATTatggatataatatattcag GTGAGACAATGGCAGTCAAGGAAGATGTTTCATTGCCATCACAAAGAACTTGTTCCAGGTGTAAATTTGTATCATCACAAGAAGTTTGCAAAGCATGTGTTTTACTAGAAGGTCTAAACAAGGGTTTGCCTAAACTAGGAATTGGTAAGAGTTCCAAAGCAAAAAGAATGTTGGACGAGTACCATGCCAAACAACAAATGTCTATTGATGAATTAAATAAAGAGTTTCAGGCAAATAATTGTATTGCTAAAGGTAAAACCTGTAGATCTGGGGGTTGCAAGAGTAATGGACTTATTAGTGATGACTGTCAAGGAAATAAAAACAAGAATGAACATTTAAATGAGAAAGCCAATGAAATGCTTACAGTGTATTTATTGCCAGATGATGAATGTATAGTAAATGGAATTAGCCCAACAGACAATGACCAAGAAAATTTTGAGGAAATTACATGTGAAGGTTCTTGTGGAGGAGGTTCTATAAGTATAGCCTTTTGA
- the LOC126970009 gene encoding dual specificity protein phosphatase 19-like: protein MSLLSELLKRKDKLKRTETLVTCIDGRQYVESGEDKRVVNVNCYGYVVDTKPDDIPVLITDKVYIGSQDCAADEILLNFNIQHVLSLGVNVNVSVDNKFVDILDLPETNICDFLNECLEYVREAVIGNENILIHCNAGVSRTATIAIAYLMQYHEMEYEEAFTLVKSRRASIKPNLGFKNQLMKLKPGEII from the coding sequence ATGAGTTTATTAAGTGAATTATTAAAACGGAAGGATAAACTGAAAAGGACAGAGACTCTTGTAACATGTATTGATGGAAGACAGTATGTGGAAAGTGGTGAAGATAAAAGGGTAGTTAATGTGAATTGTTATGGATATGTTGTTGACACTAAGCCAGATGATATACCAGTACTTATAACAGACAAAGTGTACATCGGCTCACAGGATTGTGCTGCAGATGAAATATTACTGAATTTTAACATACAGCATGTATTAAGCCTAGGTGTTAATGTAAATGTTTCTGTTGATAATAAGTTTGTAGATATTTTAGACTTGCCAGAAACAAATATATgtgattttttaaatgaatgtcTGGAGTATGTCAGAGAAGCTGTTATtggtaatgaaaatattttgattcattGTAACGCTGGAGTTTCTCGGACGGCTACTATTGCTATTGCGTATCTGATGCAGTATCATGAAATGGAGTATGAAGAAGCCTTTACATTGGTGAAGAGCAGACGTGCATCGATAAAACCTAATCTTGGTTTTAAGAACCAATTAATGAAGTTGAAACCTGGTGAAATTATTTAG